A section of the Malania oleifera isolate guangnan ecotype guangnan chromosome 2, ASM2987363v1, whole genome shotgun sequence genome encodes:
- the LOC131149841 gene encoding fructose-bisphosphate aldolase 6, cytosolic-like, with amino-acid sequence MSCYKGKYHDELIVNAAYIGTAGKGILAADESTGTIGKRLASINVENVESNRQALRELLFCTPGALECLSGVILFEETLYQKTASGKPFVEVLQEGGVLPGIKVDKGTVELPGTDGETTTQGLDGLAQRCQEYYMAGARFAKWRAVLKISSNEPSPLAIHENANGLARYAIICQQNGLVPIVEPEILVDGSHDIDRCADVTERVLAACYKALNDHHVLLEGTLLKPNMVTPGSESPKVAPEVVAEYTVRTLLRTMPPAVPAVVFLSGGQSEEEATLNLNAMNKLQGKKPWSLTFSFGRALQQSTLKSWAGKEENVEKAQAAFFARCKANSEATLGKYQGNAVLSEGASESLHVKDYKY; translated from the exons ATGTCTTGCTACAAGGGCAAATACCATG ATGAGCTCATTGTCAATGCTGCTTACATTGGCACAGCCGGAAAGGGTATTCTAGCTGCTGATGAGTCAACTGGCACAATTGGAAAGCGTTTGGCCAGCATCAATGTTGAAAATGTTGAGTCAAACAGGCAGGCTTTGCGTGAGCTCCTTTTCTGCACACCTGGTGCCCTCGAATGCCTCAGTGGAGTGATTCTCTTTGAGGAAACTCTTTATCAAAAGACTGCTTCAG GTAAGCCTTTTGTTGAGGTTCTGCAGGAAGGTGGGGTCCTCCCTGGAATCAAAGTTGACAAGGGCACTGTTGAGCTTCCAGGAACCGATGGCGAAACAACCACCCAAGGTCTTGATGGCCTTGCCCAGCGTTGCCAGGAGTACTACATGGCTGGGGCTCGTTTTGCCAAATGGCGTGCTGTGCTTAAGATTAGCTCAAATGAGCCATCACCCCTGGCCATCCATGAAAATGCCAATGGGTTAGCCCGATACGCTATCATATGCCAGCAGAATGGCCTGGTGCCCATAGTTGAGCCTGAGATACTGGTGGACGGTTCCCATGACATTGATCGCTGTGCTGATGTGACAGAGCGTGTTCTTGCTGCTTGCTATAAAGCACTCAATGATCACCATGTTCTGCTAGAAGGAACTCTGCTGAAGCCAAACATGGTGACCCCGGGATCAGAATCCCCCAAAGTTGCACCAGAGGTGGTTGCTGAGTACACAGTCCGCACATTGTTGCGAACCATGCCTCCTGCAGTACCTGCTGTGGTGTTTTTGTCTGGTGGGCagagtgaggaggaagctactCTAAACCTTAATGCCATGAACAAACTCCAGGGAAAGAAGCCATGGTCTCTCACATTCTCATTCGGACGTGCACTTCAGCAGAGTACTCTCAAGTCTTGGGCAGGAAAGGAGGAAAATGTGGAGAAAGCTCAGGCCGCATTCTTTGCAAGGTGCAAGGCAAACTCAGAGGCTACCCTCGGAAAATACCAGGGTAATGCTGTTCTGAGTGAAGGTGCTTCAGAGAGCCTCCATGTTAAGGATTACAAGTACTGA